The DNA window GTTGCTACTTCTGGAGCAATATCACCATTCTTAATTACACCTTTTGGAAATACCCATTCATTCTTCTCGTTCTTCATTATAAAGATTTTTCCTTGGTAAAATATTACACCACCAGCACAATTTCTAATCAGCAATGCGGACATCTCCTTTCATTTTAATAAACTCCCCTTATAATAATAATACCCTCTTTTAGCAATATAGTAAACAATATGAGCGTTTTAATATATTTTTTTGTCTATACTGTATAAATTTTATTTTGTATATTGTCTAATTAATCTAAACAATACTAAAATGGCTAACTATCTTATCAAGTAAGTTCTCTATCCCATCGCCATTTGTTGCTGATACAAAAGTATATTCAACCCTTGTATCAATTGGAATATCATCTAAGTCTTCTACCTTATCAATCTTGTTGTATACTCTGATTATAGGTATTGTTCCAGCCTCCAAATCTTTTAAAATACCTTCAGAAACCCTAATATGTTCAAAAAAGAATGGATCTGAGATATCTACAACATTTAATATAAGGTCAGCATATTTTACCTCTTCTAAAGTTGATGAAAAAGCTTCTATAAGATGGTGAGGAAGGTTTCGTATAAATCCAACAGTGTCAGAAAGTAAGAAATTAACCCCCTTAAAATATACCTTTCTAACTGTTGTATCAAGTGTTGCAAAGAGCTTATCTTCAACATAAACAGAGGCCTTCGAAATTCTATTCATCAAGGTTGATTTACCAGCATTGGTATACCCAATGATTGCAACAACAGGAGTATTGTTTTTCTTACGAAATTCTCTATGAAGCTCTCTTGTTTTCTTAACCTTCTTAAGCTCTTCTTCAATTTCATGTATTCTTCGTAAAATGTGCCTTCGGTCAGTCTCAAGCTTCTTTTCACCTGGTCCTCTTGTTCCTATACCGCCTCCAAGCCTTGAAAGAATCTTACCATAACCTGTTAGTCTTGGAAGAACTGTTTTAAGCTGTGCCAATTCAACTTGAAGTTTACCTTCGTTTGTTTTTGCTCTTTTTGCAAAAATATCTAAAATAACATCTGTCCTATCAATAACCTTTTTCAAAATTAGCTCCTCAAGGTTTTTAATTTGTGCTGGACTAAGCTCGCAATTAAATACAACTGTATCAATGTCTTTTGTTGTACATATATGTTTTATCTCCTCTGCCTTTCCTTTACCAATATAGTATGCTGGGTCTATATCCTTCTTTATTTGTATGACTTTATCTACAACCTCAGCACCAGCAGTTATGCAAAGGTTTTCAAGCTCATTTAGATTGTATCTCTCAATTTCATTGTCATATAGTCCCCATTTGTCTACTAATAATACCCTTTCTTTTTCCCTCTTTTTATGAACCTTAACGCTTTTTATTCTTTGAGTTTCAACTTCCCTTATTTCATCTATAAACTGGTTATCAAACAAAACATCAATATCAAATGGCCCTAATACCTTTATCTCATTTAGTTCATTTGACGTGTTAAAGGCAATGGATGCTTTATCATCCTTTATAGATAGGGTTATTACCATAATATAATTTCCATTGATTAATGTTGCTAAATCCTGTGTTGATGGAGTTGGTGTTCCATTAAGGTGTGTATGAATAAGATATTCTTTTTTTAGCCTTTTTTCATTAGAACTAAACATAATTTTGTGCTTTTGCCCTAATAAAACCTCTTTTACCTTTTTGTTATTAAGTGAAACAATAAGCCCAATTTCAGAATTCTGCTTATTTGATAAAGTCTTTAGCTTTTCATATGTTTCATGGTCTAATAGTCCATCTTGAATATAATGCCCTTCTAATTCTTTTAAAAAGGTATAGTAATAGTGGCTTAATCTTTCTTTGGACATAAAACACATCCTCTCAAATTGAATAAAAGCCTAACTCCCATAATGGAAGTTAGGCTTGAAATTATTCAATAATTGTTGTAACTGAACCTGCACCAACTGTTCTTCCACCTTCACGGATAGCAAATCTAAGTCCTGTTTCAATAGCGATAGGTGCAATGAGTTCAACTGTCATTTCTATGTTATCACCAGGCATAACCATTTCTACGCCTTCTGGAAGGTCAATTGTACCTGTTACGTCTGTTGTTCTGAAGTAGAACTGTGGTCTGTAACCATTGAAGAATGGTGTATGTCTTCCACCTTCTTCTTTTGTTAGAACGTAAACTTGTGCTTTGAATTTTGTATGTGGTTTAATTGAACCTGGTTTTGCAACAACTTGTCCTCTTTCAACATCTGTCTTTTGGATACCTCTTAAAAGACATCCAACGTTGTCACCAGCAACAGCCTCGTCAAGAAGTTTTCTGAACATTTCTATACCAGTAACAACTGTCTTTCTTGGAGCTGGTTCGAAACCAACTATTTCAACTTCTTCACCTGTCTTTAACACACCTCTTTCAACTCTACCAGTAACAACTGTACCTCTACCTGTGATTGAGAATACGTCTTCAACAGGCATTAAGAATGGCTTGTCTGTTTCTCTTTGTGGTGTTGGGACATATTGGTCAACAGCGTCCATAAGTTCTAATATGCATTTATATTCTGGTGCATTAATATCTTGTGAAGCTGATTCTAATGCTTTTAATGCTGAACCCTTGATTATTGGAACTTCATCACCAGGGAATTGGTATTTTGAAAGTAATTCTCTTACTTCCATTTCAACAAGTTCAATAAGTTCTGGGTCATCAACCATATCTGTTTTGTTTAAGAATACAACGATATATGGAACGTTAACCTGTCTTGCAAGAAGAATGTGTTCTCTTGTTTGTGGCATTGGACCATCTGCAGCTGAAACAACAAGGATAGCACCGTCCATTTGAGCTGCACCAGTGATCATGTTCTTAACGTAGTCAGCGTGTCCTGGGCAGTCAACGTGAGCATAGTGTCTATTGTCTGTTTCATACTCAACGTGAGCTGTGTTAATTGTAATACCTCTTTCTCTTTCTTCTGGAGCCTTATCAATTTGGTCATAAGCTAAGAATTCAGCTTTACCTCTTAATGCTAATACTTTTGTAATAGCAGCTGTTAATGTTGTTTTACCATGGTCAACGTGTCCTATTGTACCAATGTTAACATGTGGTTTTGTTCTTTCGAATTTAGCCTTTGCCATGCTTATATTATCCTCCTTACTCAATATTATTTTATTTAAAATTTTAATTTTTAGACAATTTTATTAATATTTTATACTTATTTGTTTTTGTTTTCAAGAACCTTATCTGCAATATTCTTTGGAACTTCATCATAGTGGTCAAATTGCATTGTGTAAGTTCCTCTACCTTGTGTTCTTGATCTTAAATCAGTAGCATATCCAAACATTTCAGCAAGTGGAACAAATGCCCTTATAACTTGAGCATTTCCTCTTGGTTCCATGCCTTCAATTCTACCTCTTCTTGAGTTGATATCTCCCATTACGTCACCCATATATTCTTCTGGAACAACAACTTCAACCTTCATTATAGGTTCAAGAAGAACTGGGTCTGCCTTCTTCATACCATCTTTGAATGCCATAGAACCAGCAATTCTGAATGCCATATCACTTGAGTCAACTTCGTGGTATGAACCATCGTAAAGAGTAACCTTTACGTCAACAACTTGATATCCACCTAAAATACCTGCCTGCATAGCATCTTGAACACCGGCATCAACTGATGGAATATATTCTTTTGGAATAACACCACCAACAATCTTGTTTACAAACTCGTAACCAGCACCTCTTTCCATAGGTTCGATTTCGAGCCAAACATGACCATATTGACCTCTACCACCAGACTGTCTGATATATTTACCTTCGATCTTAACAGGCTTTCTAATTGTTTCTTTATAAGCAACTTGTGGCTTACCAACGTTTACTTCAACCTTGAATTCTCTCTTCATTCTGTCAACGATAATTTCAAGGTGAAGTTCACCCATACCAGCAATTAGAGTTTGACCTGTTTCATGGTTTGTTGAAACCTTAAATGTTGGGTCTTCTTCAGAAAGTCTTTGTAAAGCAATACCCATCTTTTCTTGGTCAGCTTTTGTTTTTGGCTCAACAGCAACCTGGATAACTGGCTCTGGAAATTCCATTGATTCCAAGATAATTGGGTTGTTTTCATCACAAAGAGTATCACCAGTTGTTGTGTTTTGTAAACCTATTGCAGCACAGATATCTCCAGCATAAACTGTTTCAATGTCCTCTCTGTGATTAGCATGCATCTGAAGAAGTCTTCCGATTCTTTCTTTTTTATTCTTTGTAGAGTTATAAACATAAGAACCAGCATTTAGTACCCCTGAGTAAACCCTTAAGAATGTGAGTTTACCAACATATGGGTCTGACATAATCTTAAATGCTAATGCACAGAATGGTTCGTCATCACTTGTCTTTCTTTCAATCTCGTCATTTGTATCAGGTGAAAATCCTTTTACAGCCTCAATGTCAAGTGGTGATGGTAAATAGTCAACAACTGCATCTAAAAGAGGCTGAACACCTTTATTTTTATATGATGAACCACATAATACTGGGGTCATCTGTAAATTGATTGTAGCTTTTCTGATACCTTTTTTGATTTCTTCTTCTGTTAATTCTTCGCCTTCAAGATATTTCATCATAAGCTCTTCATCTGATTCAGCAACAGCTTCAACAAGCTTAAGTCTATATTCTTCTGCCAAATCTTTTAGGTCTTCTGGTATCTCTGTTGCTTGAGATACTTTACCTAAGTCGTCAACATATATTATTGCCTTCATTGTAACAAGGTCAACAAGACCTTGGAATGTGTCTTCTTTCCCAATTGGAATCTGGAGTGCAACAGGGTTTGCAGAAAGCCTATCTTTCATCATTTGGATAACATTATAGAAGTTTGCACCCATGATATCCATCTTGTTAACATAAGCTATTCTTGGAACCTTATATTTATCTGCCTGTCTCCAGACAGTCTCTGACTGCGGCTCAACTCCACCTTTTGCACAAAATACGGCAACTGCACCATCAAGCACGCGAAGAGACCTTTCTACTTCAACAGTGAAGTCAACATGGCCTGGTGTGTCAATAATGTTTACTCTATGCCCTCTCCATTGAGCAGTTGTAGCAGCAGAGGTTATTGTGATACCTCTTTCTTGCTCTTGTTCCATCCAGTCCATAGTTGCTGTTCCTTCATGAACTTCACCAAGTTTGTGAACTCTACCAGTATAGAACAGAATTCTTTCGGTAGTAGTTGTTTTTCCAGCATCTATGTGTGCCATAATACCAATGTTTCTTGTTTTTTCTAGTGGGAACTGTCTGGGCAACTTATTATTTACCTCCTTATTTTTGTATTACCACCTGTAATGTGCAAAAGCCTTGTTAGCTTCAGCCATCCTGTGTGTATCTTCTCTTTTCTTAACTGATCCACCTGTATTGTTTGCAGCGTCCATAATTTCTGCTGCTAATTTTTCTCTCATTGTTCTTTTATCTTTTCTATCTCTTGAATATTGTACAAGCCATCTAATACCAAGTGATAATTTTCTATCTGGTTCAACTTCGATTGGTACTTGATATGTTGCACCACCCACTCTACGAGGTCTTACCTCTAATATAGGCATAACGTTGTTTAGAGCTTGCTCTAAAACTTCTAGTGGGTCTTTACCTGTTTTTTCTCTGATTATTTCAAAAGCTCCGTAAACTATTTTTTCAGCAACCGCTTTTTTACCATCATACATAATCTTGTTGATAAGTCTTGAAACTACTTTATCATTATATAATGGATCTGGTAAAACATCTCTCTTTTTAGCTTGACCCTTTCTTGGCAAACCTTCTCCCTCCTTTTAACACTTTTATTATCTTAGGCTACTTTTTTATTTTTTTGCTGCTGTAGCCTTTGGCTTTTTAGCACCGTATTTGGATCTCCCTTGTTTTCTATTAGCAACACCAGCTGTATCTAAAGTACCTCTTACGATATGGTATCTAACACCAGGTAAGTCCTTTACCCTACCACCTCTTACTAAAACAACTGAGTGTTCTTGTAGATTGTGGCCAATACCTGGAATGTATGCAGTTACTTCAATACCATTTGTAAGCCTTACTCTGGCAACCTTTCTTAGAGCTGAGTTTGGCTTTTTAGGTGTAACTGTTTTAACAACAGTACAAACACCTCTCTTTTGTGGGCTGCTTAAATCATAGTACTTTTTATTAAGTGTATTGTAGCCCTTTTGAAGTGCTGGTGCCTTTGATTTAAATGATTTCTTTTCTCTACCTTTTCTAACTAATTGATTAATTGTTGGCATTCTCTTATTTACACCTCCTTTTTAAAAATATTTATAAAATTGCAGCAGAAGATGCAGAAACGTTGATTCCACAAAATCTGCCCAATTCTTTCTTAGAATCAACAAAGATAAGTTTTATGTTTTTTTGGTTACACATATTTATTATATCCCTTACAACCCAATCATCACTATCTTTTGCGACAACAACTATTTTTGCTTTGCCTTCATGAATAGCTTGGGCTGTTTGCCTTGCTCCAACCATCTTAGGCATATTTTTTATCTGTTCTAATTCCGGTGTCAATAGATATTCCTCCCCTTTTATACTGGAAGGTTGAAAATTACACTCAAATATAATAACATTCATTTAATTTTATGTCAAGAAAGGTTAAAAAACTTAAAATCTTTGCAAATGGATGTGCCAACGAGAACAGTCCCCATTGGCTCACCCATTGGCTCATATAATTTTTTCACTATCAAGTGAAATGTTTCTGTATTTTGACATTCCGGTTCCTGCAGGTATCAATTTACCTATTATAACATTTTCCTTAAGACCAATAAGTGGGTCTACTTTACCTTTTATAGCTGCCTCTGTAAGAACCCTTGTTGTTTCTTGGAATGATGCAGCAGATAAGAATGATTCGGTAGAAAGTGCAGCCTTTGTTATTCCAAGTAATACCCTTCTTCCAAGTGCAAATCTCTTTCCTTCTATCTCTGCTTTATCATTTTCTTCCATAAATCTATTAATATCAACAATCTCACCTGGAAGTAGATCTGTATCACCTGGATCCTCTACTTTTACTTTCTTCATCATTTGCTTAATTATTATCTCAATATGCTTGTCATTTATGTCAACACCCTGCATCTTATAAACCTTTTGAACCTCAGCTATAAGGTAGCCTTGAACATCTTTGAGTCCTTTAATCTTAAGTAGGTCATGAGGATTTAATGAACCTTCAGTAAGCTCGTCACCTGCTTTTACATAATCACCTGTTTGAACCTTTAGTCTTGCACCAAATGGAATCTCAAATTCTTTTCTTGAAACCTCATGTTCACCATTTGGATTTTCGCTTTCTACAATAACCTTTCTCTTTTTGTCCTCTACAACTGTTACCCTTCCATCTATATCACTTATTATTGCAACACCTTTTGGCTTTCTTGCTTCAAATAGCTCCTCAACACGAGGCAAACCATGAGTGATATCTTCTCCTGCAACACCACCTGTATGGAATGTTCTCATTGTAAGCTGTGTTCCAGGTTCGCCAATAGCTTGTGCAGCAATTATACCAACAGCTTCACCTACGTTTATATGAAGGCCTGTTGCCATATCAAGGCCATAACATTTAGCACATATACCAACCTTAGTCTTGCACTCAAGAACAGACCTTACATATACACTTTTAATTCCGGCATTAGCAATTCTTTTGGCAAGACTATCTGTAATAAGTTCATTTTTAGAAACAATCTTTTCACCAGTTTGAGGGTCTGTAATATCCATCATGGCATATCTTCCGGTAATTCTATCCTCAAGTGTTTCAATAACTTCATTCCCATCTCTTATTTCTGATACCCAAATACCTTTATCTGTTCCGCAGTCCTCTTCTCTAACAATTATATCTTGTGCAACGTCAACAAGCCTTCTTGTTAAGTATCCTGAGTCTGCAGTTCTTAGTGCAGTATCAGCAAGACCTTTTCTTGCACCATGTGTTGATATGAAGAATTCCAAAACGTCAAGACCTTCTCTGAAGTTTGATTTAATTGGCATCTCAATTGTCTTACCTGATGGATTAGCCATAAGACCTCTCATACCTGCAAGCTGGCTTATCTGATTCTTTGACCCTCTCGCACCTGAGTTTGCCATCATATAAATTGGATTAAACTCATCAAGGTTATCAATCAATGCTGTTGTAATCTTTTCTTTTGTTTCATTCCAAATTGCTATAACCTTATCATATCGTTCACCATCAGATATAAGACCACGTTTGAAAAGCATTTCTACTTTATCTACTTCGCTATCAGCTTCTGCTATCATCTTTTCTTTTATCTCAGGAATTTCCATATCAGAAACTGAAATTGTCATCGCACCACATGTTGAAAATCTAAAACCAAGCTCTTTTACTTTATCAAGAATCTCTGCAGTTCTTGTCATTCCATATTTTTTTATACACTTGTCAATAATCTTGCCTAACATCTTCTTATCAACAAGTGTATCAATCTCAAGTTTTAGTAAGTTTTCTTCTTTTGTTCTATCAACAAATCCTAAATCTTGCGGAATAGCCTGGTTGAATATTATCTTCCCAACAGTAGTATTTATTATATCTTTAACTAACTTGCCGTTAATCTCTTTCTGCACACGAACCTTTATCTTTGCATGAAGAGCTATAACCTTATGGTCATAGGCAAGTATTGCTTCTTCTGGTGAAGCAAATACCATACCTTCACCTTTGTCATTCTTCTTTTCCATTGTAAGATAGTAACACCCAAGTACCATATCCTGAGTTGGTACAACAACAGGCTTACCATCTTGAGGCTTTAAAAGATTGTTGGCAGAAAGCATCAAAAATCTTGCTTCAGCTTGTGCCTCTGATGAAAGTGGAACATGCACAGCCATCTGGTCACCGTCAAAGTCAGCATTGTATGCAGTACATACAAGAGGATGAAGCCTTATTGCCCTACCATCCATTAATACTGGTTCAAATGCTTGAATACCAAGCCTATGAAGTGTAGGAGCACGGTTTAGTAAAACTGGGTGGTCTTTTATAACCTCCTCAAGAATGTCCCATACCTCAGATCTTGCTTTTTCGACTGTTTTCTTTGCATTTTTGATATTTGAACAAATTCCTCTTTCAACAAGTTTTTTCATAACAAATGGCTTAAATAGCTCCAATGCCATTTCTTTTGGAAGACCACATTGGTAAATCTTTAGCTGTGGACCTACAACTATAACCGAACGTCCTGAGTAGTCAACCCTCTTACCAAGAAGATTTTGTCTAAATCTTCCTTGCTTACCTTTGAGCATGTCAGAAAGTGATTTAAGAGGTCTATTCCCAGGACCTGTAACTGGTCTTCCACGCCTTCCGTTATCAATTAGTGCATCAACAGCTTCTTGAAGCATTCTTTTTTCGTTTCTAATTATAAGCTCTGGTGCACCTAAATCAATAAGCCTTTTGAGTCTGTTATTTCTATTTATAACCCTTCTATAAAGGTCATTTAAATCAGATGTTGCAAATCTTCCACCATCAAGCTGAACCATTGGCCTAAGTTCAGGTGGTATAACAGGTAAAACCTCTAGTATCATCCATTCAGGTCTGTTATTAGATTTTCTAAAGGCCTCGACAACTTCAAGTCTTTTTATAATTCTTAACTGTTTTTGTCCCTTTGAAGTATCAAGCTCTTTTTTTAATTCTTCTGAAAGTTTATCAAGATCAATTTCTTTTAATAATTCTTTTATAGCCTCTGCACCCATTCCGGCTTTAAATCTATCGCCGTATTTATCCCTATATTCCCTATATTCTTTATCTGTAAGTATCTGCTTTTTCTGAAGCTCAGAAACATCTCCCGGATCAGTAACAATATAGGAGGCAAAGTATAAAACCTTTTCAAGATTTCTTGGAGTGATATCCAAAATCAAGCTCATTCTGCTTGGAACACCTTTGAAATACCAAATGTGAGAAACTGGAGCAGCAAGTTCAATATGCCCCATTCTCTCACGTCTAACCTTTGATTTTGTTACTTCAACACCACATTTGTCACATACAACACCTTTGTATTTTACCTTCTTGTATTTTCCGCAGTGACATTCCCAATCCTTTGTTGGTCCAAAAATCTTTTCACAGAATAAGCCGTCCCTTTCAGGTTTTAATGTCCTATAATTTATTGTTTCAGGTTTTTTTACTTCACCACGAGACCATTCTCTAATCTTTTCTGGGGAGGCAAGGCTAATCTTTATTGCATCGAAGTTAAATACCTCCTGCAATTTAAAACCCTCCTAAGCTTTATTCATCAAATTGGTCGTCATCACCAAAATCAACGTCAATAACCTTTCCGTTCATAAGTTCTTCATAGAACTTGTCGTTTGATTCAAAGTCCTCTAAGATATCTTCTTCATCAGAAACCTCTCTATCTCTTGCCAAATCAAAAGGTGAAAGACTTTGCTCATCATCATCTATTGATTCCTTAAGCTCAACCTCTTCATTCTCTTCAGAAAGAAGTTTGACATCAAGGCACAAACTCTGAAGTTCTTTTACTAAAACCTTGAATGATTCCGGTATTCCTGGCTCTGGTATATTTTCACCTTTAACAATTGCCTCATAAGTCTTTACCCTTCCTGTAACATCGTCTGATTTTACAGTGAGTAGCTCTTGCAATGTATATGCAGCACCATACGCTTCAATAGCCCAAACTTCCATCTCACCAAATCTTTGCCCACCAAATTGTGCTTTACCGCCAAGTGGCTGTTGTGTAACAAGTGAGTATGGTCCTGTTGAACGAGCATGAATCTTGTCATCAACCAGGTGAGCAAGTTTCAGCATATACATGTATCCAACTGTAACCTCATTGTCAAAAGGCTCTCCAGTCCTTCCATCATAAAGCATTGTTTTACCATTTGGCTGTAAACCTGCCATTGAAAGTGCTTCTTCTATGTCCTCTTCTTTTGCACCATCAAAAACAGGTGTTGCAACCTTCCAACCAAGAGCCCTTGCGGCATATCCTAAGTGAACCTCAAGTATCTGTCCTATATTCATACGTGAAGGAACGCCCAAAGGATTTAGAACAATGTCAACTGGTGTGCCATCTGGTAAGAATGGCATGTCCTCAACTGGCAGTATCCTTGAGATAACACCCTTATTTCCGTGTCTACCAGCCATCTTATCACCAACAGATATTTTCCTCTTTTGAGCTATATAAACACGAACAAGCTGGTTTACACCAGGTGGCAGTTCATCACCATTTTCCCTTGTGAATACTCTAACATCTACTATTATTCCACCTTCACCATGTGGAACCCTAAGAGAAGTATCCCTTGTTTCTCGTGCCTTTTCACCAAAGATTGCACGAAGAAGCCTTTCTTCTGCTGTAAGCTCTGTTTCGCCCTTTGGTGTAACCTTACCTACAAGGATATCACCGCTTTTTACCTCGGCACCAATACGTATAATACCTCTTTCATCAAGGTCTTTTACTTGATCTTCACCAATATTGGGGATATCTCTTGTTATCTCTTCTGGCCCTAATTTTGTATCTCTTGCTTCACATTCATATTCTTCTATATGGATAGATGTGTAAACATCATCTTTAACAAGTCTTTCAGATAGTAATATAGCATCTTCGTAGTTATAGCCTTCCCATGGCATGAATGCAACCAATACATTTTTACCAAGTGCAAGTTCTCCTAATTGAGTTGAAGGACCATCAGCTATAACCTCACCTGCTTTTACTCTATCGCCTTTTTTAACAATAGGTCTTTGGTTAAAGCAAGTACCTTGGTTTGTTCTCTTAAATTTAAGTATTTGGTAGCTATCCTTAGTACCATCATCATTTTTTATGACAACTTCGTTAGCTGAAACCTTCTCAACAATTCCATCCTTCTTTGAAAGAATACATACTCCTGAGTCTACTGCTGCTCTATATTCAATACCAGTTCCAACAACTGGTGAGTCGGTAATTAAAAGTGGAACTGCCTGACGCTGCATGTTTGAACCCATAAGTGCTCTGTTTGCGTCGTCATTTTCCAAAAACGGAATAAGTGCTGTTGAAACTGATACTATCTGCTTTGGAGAAATATCTACAAGGTCTACCTCATTTTTGTTTACTTCTATAATGTCTTCACCAAATCTAACAGTTATTTTTGAATGTATAAACTTTCCTTCCTCATCTACTGGCTCTGTTGCTTGAGCAATTTTGTAGGTATCTTCTTCGTCAGCAGTAAGGAAAATAACCTCATTTGTAACTTTTCCTTCTTTTTTGTCAACCTTTCTATAAGGTGTTTCTAAAAATCCATATTCATTTACCCTTGCATATGTTGCTAATGATGTTATAAGACCTATGTTTGGACCTTCTGGTGTCTCAATAGGACACATTCTTCCATAATGTGAATGGTGAACGTCTCTTACCTCAAACCCTGCTCTATCTCTTGAAAGTCCACCAGGACCTAATGCAGATAGTCTTCTTTTGTTAGTTAATGCTGCAAGTGGATTAACTTGATCCATAAACTGTGATAATTGGCTTGATCCAAAAAATTCTTTGATTGTTGCTGTAACTGGACGGATATTTATTAGGGTTTGCGGTGTTACAGAATCTATATCCTGTGTTGTCATTCTTTCTCTTATAACCCTTTCCATCCTTGTAAAACCAATTCTAAATTGGTTTTGAAGTAGCTCGCCTACTGCTCTTACACGTCTATTTCCAAGGTGGTCTATATCATCTACATTCCCAATGCCATATTTAAGACCTAAGAAATAACTTGTTGCTGCATATATATCATCAATTGTTAAGCAATATGGAACTAATTCTTTTATTCTCTTTTTAATAAGTTCTTTTCTTTCATTTATGTCATTTGTTTCGGATAATATTTCTTTTAAAACAGGAAGATATACAGATTCCCGTATATTTAAATCTGAAACATCAAAGTCTACATATTTATCTATTCTAACAAAATAGTTTCCAATAACCTTAAACTTTCTTCCTTCTTCAATGTAAATCTCAACTTCATTAATACCCGCATCTTGAATTGCTTGTGCTGTTTCTCTATTTAGAAGTTCTCCTTCTTTTGCTAAAATCTCACCTGTTCTTTCATCAACAACATCTTGAGCAATTCTCTTATTAAATATCCTCTTCCAGATAGCTAATTTTTTGTTGAACTTATATCTTCCAACCTTTGCTAAGTCATATCTTTTTGGGTCAAAGAATAGGTTATATAGTAGATTCTTTGCATTTTCTACGTTTGGTGGTTCACCAGGTCTTAGCCTTTTGTAAATTTCTAAAAGTGCATTGTCTATTGGATTCCCTGAATCACCCTTTGCTGCTTCTTTATCAAGTGCAGCTTTAAGCCT is part of the Caldicellulosiruptoraceae bacterium PP1 genome and encodes:
- the fusA gene encoding elongation factor G, with amino-acid sequence MPRQFPLEKTRNIGIMAHIDAGKTTTTERILFYTGRVHKLGEVHEGTATMDWMEQEQERGITITSAATTAQWRGHRVNIIDTPGHVDFTVEVERSLRVLDGAVAVFCAKGGVEPQSETVWRQADKYKVPRIAYVNKMDIMGANFYNVIQMMKDRLSANPVALQIPIGKEDTFQGLVDLVTMKAIIYVDDLGKVSQATEIPEDLKDLAEEYRLKLVEAVAESDEELMMKYLEGEELTEEEIKKGIRKATINLQMTPVLCGSSYKNKGVQPLLDAVVDYLPSPLDIEAVKGFSPDTNDEIERKTSDDEPFCALAFKIMSDPYVGKLTFLRVYSGVLNAGSYVYNSTKNKKERIGRLLQMHANHREDIETVYAGDICAAIGLQNTTTGDTLCDENNPIILESMEFPEPVIQVAVEPKTKADQEKMGIALQRLSEEDPTFKVSTNHETGQTLIAGMGELHLEIIVDRMKREFKVEVNVGKPQVAYKETIRKPVKIEGKYIRQSGGRGQYGHVWLEIEPMERGAGYEFVNKIVGGVIPKEYIPSVDAGVQDAMQAGILGGYQVVDVKVTLYDGSYHEVDSSDMAFRIAGSMAFKDGMKKADPVLLEPIMKVEVVVPEEYMGDVMGDINSRRGRIEGMEPRGNAQVIRAFVPLAEMFGYATDLRSRTQGRGTYTMQFDHYDEVPKNIADKVLENKNK
- a CDS encoding L7Ae/L30e/S12e/Gadd45 family ribosomal protein, translated to MTPELEQIKNMPKMVGARQTAQAIHEGKAKIVVVAKDSDDWVVRDIINMCNQKNIKLIFVDSKKELGRFCGINVSASSAAIL
- the hflX gene encoding GTPase HflX; this translates as MSKERLSHYYYTFLKELEGHYIQDGLLDHETYEKLKTLSNKQNSEIGLIVSLNNKKVKEVLLGQKHKIMFSSNEKRLKKEYLIHTHLNGTPTPSTQDLATLINGNYIMVITLSIKDDKASIAFNTSNELNEIKVLGPFDIDVLFDNQFIDEIREVETQRIKSVKVHKKREKERVLLVDKWGLYDNEIERYNLNELENLCITAGAEVVDKVIQIKKDIDPAYYIGKGKAEEIKHICTTKDIDTVVFNCELSPAQIKNLEELILKKVIDRTDVILDIFAKRAKTNEGKLQVELAQLKTVLPRLTGYGKILSRLGGGIGTRGPGEKKLETDRRHILRRIHEIEEELKKVKKTRELHREFRKKNNTPVVAIIGYTNAGKSTLMNRISKASVYVEDKLFATLDTTVRKVYFKGVNFLLSDTVGFIRNLPHHLIEAFSSTLEEVKYADLILNVVDISDPFFFEHIRVSEGILKDLEAGTIPIIRVYNKIDKVEDLDDIPIDTRVEYTFVSATNGDGIENLLDKIVSHFSIV
- the rpsL gene encoding 30S ribosomal protein S12 → MPTINQLVRKGREKKSFKSKAPALQKGYNTLNKKYYDLSSPQKRGVCTVVKTVTPKKPNSALRKVARVRLTNGIEVTAYIPGIGHNLQEHSVVLVRGGRVKDLPGVRYHIVRGTLDTAGVANRKQGRSKYGAKKPKATAAKK
- the tuf gene encoding elongation factor Tu; this encodes MAKAKFERTKPHVNIGTIGHVDHGKTTLTAAITKVLALRGKAEFLAYDQIDKAPEERERGITINTAHVEYETDNRHYAHVDCPGHADYVKNMITGAAQMDGAILVVSAADGPMPQTREHILLARQVNVPYIVVFLNKTDMVDDPELIELVEMEVRELLSKYQFPGDEVPIIKGSALKALESASQDINAPEYKCILELMDAVDQYVPTPQRETDKPFLMPVEDVFSITGRGTVVTGRVERGVLKTGEEVEIVGFEPAPRKTVVTGIEMFRKLLDEAVAGDNVGCLLRGIQKTDVERGQVVAKPGSIKPHTKFKAQVYVLTKEEGGRHTPFFNGYRPQFYFRTTDVTGTIDLPEGVEMVMPGDNIEMTVELIAPIAIETGLRFAIREGGRTVGAGSVTTIIE
- the rpsG gene encoding 30S ribosomal protein S7, which translates into the protein MPRKGQAKKRDVLPDPLYNDKVVSRLINKIMYDGKKAVAEKIVYGAFEIIREKTGKDPLEVLEQALNNVMPILEVRPRRVGGATYQVPIEVEPDRKLSLGIRWLVQYSRDRKDKRTMREKLAAEIMDAANNTGGSVKKREDTHRMAEANKAFAHYRW